The following coding sequences lie in one Mycobacterium sp. Z3061 genomic window:
- a CDS encoding respiratory chain complex I subunit 1 family protein, whose amino-acid sequence MSAVAGAAQIGGVMVGAPLILGLMRQVRARSEGRCGAGVLQPWRDLRKQLRKQQVKPSGTTLVFAAAPVLLAATTLLIAAIVPLVATGSPLDPVADLFAVVGLLFLGTVALTLAGIDTGTSFGGMGASREITIAALVEPTILLAVFALSIPARSANLGAIVGFTLANPGEVVSLAGILAFVALVIVVIAETGRLPVDNPATHLELTMVHEAMVLEYAGPRLALVEWASAMRLTVLLALLANLFLPWGIAGDQPTALGVGIGIIAISIKVALAAVVLAGAEVFIAKLRLFRVPELLAGSFLLALLAVSSANFFAAQG is encoded by the coding sequence ATGTCAGCGGTTGCCGGTGCGGCCCAGATCGGCGGGGTCATGGTGGGCGCACCGCTGATACTGGGGTTGATGCGCCAGGTCCGGGCCCGCTCGGAGGGGCGGTGCGGCGCGGGCGTTCTGCAGCCGTGGCGCGATCTGCGCAAGCAGCTGCGCAAGCAGCAGGTCAAGCCGTCGGGCACCACGCTGGTCTTCGCGGCCGCGCCGGTTCTGCTCGCGGCCACCACTTTGCTGATCGCCGCGATCGTGCCACTGGTGGCAACCGGCTCACCGCTGGACCCCGTCGCCGACCTGTTCGCTGTGGTGGGTCTGCTCTTCCTGGGAACGGTGGCCCTGACGTTGGCGGGCATAGACACCGGCACGTCCTTCGGTGGCATGGGCGCCAGCCGCGAGATCACCATTGCCGCGCTGGTGGAGCCGACGATTCTGCTCGCCGTCTTTGCGTTGTCCATTCCCGCCCGCTCGGCCAACTTGGGCGCGATCGTCGGGTTCACCCTGGCCAACCCGGGCGAGGTGGTGTCGCTGGCGGGAATCCTGGCTTTCGTCGCGCTGGTGATCGTCGTCATCGCCGAAACCGGGCGCTTGCCGGTGGACAATCCCGCCACGCACCTGGAATTGACCATGGTGCACGAGGCGATGGTGCTCGAGTATGCCGGGCCCAGGCTGGCACTCGTCGAGTGGGCGAGCGCGATGCGCCTGACGGTGCTTTTGGCGTTGCTGGCGAATCTGTTCCTGCCGTGGGGGATTGCCGGCGATCAGCCCACCGCGCTCGGCGTCGGCATCGGCATAATCGCCATCAGCATCAAAGTCGCCCTTGCCGCCGTCGTTCTGGCCGGCGCTGAGGTGTTCATCGCCAAGTTGCGGCTCTTCCGCGTGCCGGAGTTGCTGGCCGGGTCTTTTCTGCTTGCTCTGCTCGCGGTGAGCTCGGCGAACTTCTTTGCGGCGCAGGGGTGA
- a CDS encoding proton-conducting transporter membrane subunit, which yields MTGSITAGLILAPILAPALAAIVALAGGWRRWTTALTVVSALVVLGSAAALGITTGARPRLALGGVLRTDALSVTMLIVIGLVGTLATWASIGYIDAELAHGHTDRRDARLYGALTPAFLAAMAVAVSANNIGVIWVAVEATTVITAFLVGHRRTATALEATWKYVVICSVGIAVAFLGTVLLYFAARHAGADGASALNLDVLGSRAAHLDPAVTRLAGGLLLIGYGAKVGLVPFHGWLADAHSQAPAPVSALMSGVLLSVAFSVLIRLRTIIDAAVGPGFLRAGLLTVGLATVLIAALLLTVATDLKRMLAYSSMENMGLIAVAAAAGTKLAIAALLLHVLAHGVGKTVLFLAGGQLQAAHGSTVIDDISAVLSRSRLIGVSFAAGVVVLLGLPPFAMFASEISIARSLADARLSWVLGTALLLMVVAFAALVSNSRRILLGTPDEHAPPIAVPTTVAGALVCGVVASLVLGVTAGPLTALFSAAAGQFGAG from the coding sequence ATGACGGGATCGATCACAGCGGGCCTGATTCTGGCGCCGATACTGGCGCCGGCGCTAGCCGCCATCGTCGCGTTGGCCGGTGGGTGGCGACGCTGGACCACGGCGCTCACCGTGGTGTCCGCGTTGGTTGTGCTGGGATCCGCAGCGGCACTGGGCATTACGACCGGTGCCCGGCCGCGGCTGGCGCTGGGCGGGGTGTTGCGCACCGACGCGCTCTCGGTCACGATGCTGATCGTCATCGGCCTCGTCGGCACCCTGGCGACCTGGGCGAGCATCGGCTACATCGACGCCGAACTGGCTCACGGCCACACCGATCGGCGCGACGCCCGCCTGTACGGCGCCCTGACTCCGGCGTTCCTGGCGGCGATGGCGGTCGCGGTGTCGGCCAACAACATCGGGGTGATCTGGGTGGCCGTCGAAGCAACCACAGTGATCACGGCGTTCCTGGTTGGCCACCGTCGCACCGCCACCGCGCTGGAAGCCACCTGGAAGTACGTGGTGATCTGTTCGGTCGGCATCGCCGTCGCGTTCCTGGGCACGGTCTTGTTGTACTTCGCCGCGCGTCATGCCGGCGCCGACGGGGCGAGCGCGCTGAACCTCGATGTCCTCGGCTCCCGCGCCGCACATCTGGACCCGGCAGTCACCCGGCTCGCCGGCGGGCTGTTGCTGATCGGGTACGGCGCGAAGGTCGGACTGGTTCCGTTCCACGGGTGGCTGGCCGATGCGCACAGCCAGGCGCCGGCGCCGGTTTCGGCGCTGATGAGCGGAGTGCTGCTCTCCGTTGCCTTCTCGGTGCTGATCCGGCTGCGGACGATCATCGACGCCGCCGTGGGGCCGGGCTTTCTGCGGGCCGGACTGCTGACGGTGGGACTTGCCACCGTATTGATCGCCGCGCTATTGCTGACTGTCGCAACCGATCTCAAGCGGATGCTGGCCTACTCATCAATGGAGAACATGGGACTGATCGCGGTGGCGGCGGCCGCGGGCACCAAGCTGGCGATCGCGGCGCTGCTGTTGCACGTGCTGGCGCACGGCGTCGGTAAGACGGTGCTGTTCCTGGCCGGTGGGCAGTTGCAGGCCGCGCACGGCTCGACGGTGATCGACGACATCAGCGCCGTGCTGTCCCGCTCGCGCTTGATAGGCGTGTCATTCGCCGCCGGAGTTGTTGTCCTGCTTGGCTTGCCGCCGTTCGCCATGTTCGCCAGCGAAATCTCGATCGCGCGGTCGCTGGCGGACGCCCGGTTGTCCTGGGTGCTCGGCACCGCACTGCTGCTGATGGTCGTGGCGTTCGCGGCCCTGGTCAGCAACTCCCGGCGCATCCTGCTCGGAACGCCGGACGAGCATGCGCCGCCCATTGCGGTACCCACCACGGTGGCAGGTGCTCTGGTGTGTGGCGTGGTGGCGTCGCTGGTGCTGGGTGTGACGGCGGGTCCGTTGACGGCATTGTTCAGTGCGGCCGCCGGCCAGTTCGGAGCCGGGTGA